A window of the Synechococcus sp. JA-3-3Ab genome harbors these coding sequences:
- a CDS encoding bestrophin family protein, protein MRWFRLALQLHGSVVPAVLPRTLICGLLGVLVSVLYKLGLPIALSSLVAFVPNIVFGLMLVFRTNTAYERFWEGRKAWGCGVSNVRNLARLIWVAIEEKQPDDREEKIKILYLLPAFAIAMKQHLRQEFLPDELQTLLSPEQLQRLKNLNHPSLQIAFWIGDYLQRQYQKGRVEVYQLTIMVERLNNMVDVLGACERILMTPTPMAYALHLKQLLLLYCLSLPFQMVEGLGWMTGPIVGLLAFMLFGVEEIGIEIENPFGRDPNDLPLDVICSRMKQNIADLIQSA, encoded by the coding sequence TTGCGTTGGTTTCGCTTGGCCCTGCAGTTGCACGGATCGGTTGTGCCGGCAGTGCTGCCTCGCACCCTCATCTGTGGTCTCCTGGGAGTGCTGGTTTCCGTTCTCTACAAGCTGGGGTTGCCCATAGCGCTGTCCTCGTTGGTGGCGTTCGTGCCCAACATCGTTTTTGGCTTGATGCTGGTGTTTCGGACAAACACTGCCTACGAGCGGTTTTGGGAGGGGCGAAAAGCTTGGGGATGCGGGGTGAGCAACGTGCGCAACTTAGCCCGCTTGATTTGGGTAGCCATTGAAGAGAAGCAGCCAGACGATCGGGAAGAAAAAATCAAAATCCTCTATCTCCTGCCTGCTTTTGCCATCGCCATGAAGCAACATCTGCGCCAAGAATTTTTGCCAGATGAGCTTCAGACCCTCCTCAGCCCAGAGCAGTTGCAACGTCTTAAAAACCTCAACCATCCCTCCTTGCAAATTGCCTTTTGGATTGGAGACTACCTACAGCGCCAATACCAAAAAGGCCGCGTTGAAGTCTATCAGCTAACGATCATGGTGGAGCGGCTCAATAACATGGTCGATGTCCTGGGCGCCTGCGAGCGCATTCTCATGACCCCAACGCCCATGGCCTACGCCTTACATTTGAAGCAGTTGTTGCTGCTGTATTGTTTGTCTTTGCCTTTTCAGATGGTGGAGGGATTGGGCTGGATGACCGGCCCCATTGTCGGGCTGCTGGCCTTTATGCTGTTTGGCGTCGAGGAGATCGGCATTGAAATTGAGAACCCCTTTGGACGGGATCCGAACGACCTGCCCCTTGATGTGATTTGCAGTAGGATGAAGCAGAATATCGCTGATTTGATCCAGTCTGCCTAG